In Deinococcus ficus, a single genomic region encodes these proteins:
- a CDS encoding GntR family transcriptional regulator, whose product MPLPSAIPKRPRALAREDVYHHLSTWIIDGTLQPEEPLRDLDIAERLGVSRTPVREALRRLEDEGLVETALNRWTRVSPLSLVQATALYPVVEALEVLALRLAATTLTASDHARLHTLNTRLTLALQARDAGAAVDADTAFHDLWITKAGNPELQRTLEGLKRKLRRIERAYFDASSAGEASVAEHTAITHALEAGDLDRALQALQANWQGSLQRLHARAER is encoded by the coding sequence ATGCCCCTGCCTTCCGCCATCCCGAAACGGCCGCGCGCCCTGGCCCGCGAGGACGTCTACCACCACCTCAGCACCTGGATCATCGACGGCACCCTGCAACCCGAAGAACCGCTGCGGGACCTCGACATCGCTGAGCGCCTCGGCGTCAGCCGCACGCCCGTGCGCGAGGCCCTGCGCCGCCTGGAAGACGAAGGGCTCGTCGAAACCGCGCTGAACCGTTGGACGCGCGTCTCACCCCTCAGCCTCGTTCAGGCCACGGCCCTCTACCCGGTCGTCGAGGCCCTGGAAGTCCTCGCGCTGCGCCTCGCCGCCACCACCCTCACCGCCTCCGACCACGCCCGACTGCACACACTCAACACCCGCCTCACCCTGGCCCTTCAGGCCCGCGACGCCGGCGCCGCCGTGGACGCCGACACCGCCTTCCACGACCTCTGGATCACGAAGGCCGGCAACCCGGAACTTCAGCGGACCCTCGAGGGCTTGAAACGCAAGCTCCGGCGCATCGAACGCGCCTACTTCGATGCCAGCAGCGCCGGCGAGGCCTCCGTCGCCGAGCACACCGCCATCACCCACGCCCTTGAAGCCGGCGACCTCGACCGGGCCCTCCAGGCCCTCCAGGCGAACTGGCAGGGCAGCCTGCAGCGGCTGCACGCGCGGGCCGAGCGGTAA
- a CDS encoding HD domain-containing phosphohydrolase: MTPPASPLTLPDALDYQALFEHAGVGLLEIAFDGQIRRINPNGAAFFGQSMTTLVGRNVTHVTHPEDIPRTLHALEQVVSGQAPLAVLEKRYLRADGEIVWSRSRVSLLPGRSGPSTSVVAVIADITDLKRVQQELEALNVNLQATLEGALLGLGVALEARDLETSGHTMRVMQRSLQLGEALGLDAVTLGELKHGASLHDLGKLSIPDAVLLKPGRLDAEEWAQMQTHAHNGYEIASLIPTLPRRSLEIIRHHHERWDGTGYPDRLAGEEIPLLARIFAVCDVYDALTSDRPYKRAWSSQAALAEVAAQSGRQFDPRVVTAFLQLFGGAPQARSEDAELVA; encoded by the coding sequence ATGACCCCACCTGCATCCCCCCTCACCCTTCCCGACGCGCTTGACTACCAGGCGCTGTTCGAGCATGCCGGCGTCGGCCTGCTGGAAATCGCATTCGACGGACAGATTCGCCGCATCAACCCGAACGGCGCCGCGTTCTTCGGCCAGTCGATGACCACCCTGGTCGGAAGGAACGTCACTCACGTCACGCATCCTGAGGACATCCCGAGAACGCTGCACGCCCTCGAGCAGGTCGTGAGCGGGCAGGCGCCCCTGGCCGTCCTCGAAAAGCGCTACCTGCGGGCCGACGGGGAGATCGTCTGGTCCCGGTCGCGCGTGTCGCTGCTGCCCGGCCGGTCCGGTCCGTCCACCTCCGTGGTCGCCGTCATCGCCGACATCACCGACCTCAAGCGCGTCCAACAGGAACTTGAGGCCCTGAACGTCAACCTCCAGGCCACTCTGGAAGGCGCCCTGCTGGGCCTCGGCGTCGCGCTGGAGGCGCGCGATCTGGAGACCTCCGGACACACCATGCGCGTTATGCAGCGCAGCCTGCAACTCGGTGAGGCGCTCGGCCTGGACGCCGTGACCCTCGGCGAACTCAAGCACGGCGCGAGCCTCCATGACCTGGGCAAACTCAGCATTCCGGACGCGGTGCTGCTCAAACCCGGCCGCCTGGACGCCGAGGAATGGGCGCAGATGCAGACCCATGCGCACAACGGGTACGAAATCGCGTCCCTGATTCCCACCCTGCCCCGCCGGTCGCTGGAGATCATCCGGCATCACCACGAGCGCTGGGATGGCACGGGCTACCCGGACCGCCTGGCCGGGGAGGAGATTCCTCTGCTTGCACGGATTTTCGCTGTGTGTGACGTGTACGACGCTCTGACCAGCGACCGGCCGTACAAGCGCGCCTGGTCATCCCAGGCGGCATTGGCGGAAGTGGCCGCTCAAAGTGGCCGGCAGTTCGACCCCCGCGTCGTGACCGCCTTCCTCCAGCTGTTTGGGGGCGCGCCTCAGGCCAGGTCAGAGGACGCAGAACTGGTGGCCTGA
- a CDS encoding PadR family transcriptional regulator has protein sequence MVKTASRPADERTLLLLGLLHAQDRYGYELHDFIENNLHSVTDLKRATAYQLLTRLERYGDVHSRTEQHGQRPTRTVYALTTQGRAYFQQLLRQYLKQADLPRPPGNIALLFLEHLSPAELLPSLRAHRAALEAQVNTYRDMPPHPHAIGAGLAIARTSALLQADLEWFTQAIRQLERELPEGRVADQPG, from the coding sequence ATGGTCAAGACCGCCTCCCGCCCCGCTGACGAGCGGACACTCCTCCTGCTGGGTCTCCTGCACGCCCAGGACCGCTACGGGTACGAACTCCACGACTTCATCGAGAACAACCTGCACAGCGTCACCGACCTCAAGCGGGCCACGGCCTATCAATTGCTCACGCGTCTGGAGCGGTACGGTGACGTGCACAGCCGCACCGAACAACATGGTCAGCGCCCCACCCGCACGGTCTACGCCCTCACCACGCAGGGACGGGCCTACTTTCAGCAGCTGCTCCGGCAGTACCTCAAGCAGGCCGACCTTCCCCGCCCACCCGGCAACATCGCCCTGCTCTTCCTCGAGCACCTGAGTCCCGCCGAACTCCTGCCTTCACTCCGCGCCCACCGCGCCGCACTGGAAGCCCAGGTCAACACCTACCGGGACATGCCGCCCCATCCTCACGCCATCGGGGCGGGGCTGGCGATCGCCCGCACCTCCGCCCTGCTTCAGGCCGACCTGGAATGGTTCACACAGGCCATCCGCCAGCTGGAACGCGAACTTCCCGAAGGCCGCGTGGCCGACCAACCCGGCTGA
- a CDS encoding hydantoinase/carbamoylase family amidase encodes MLDPHRTLTELRELQARTADRHGAQRVAYTAPWHAARGYLRAQLEDLPVTVSTDPAGNLWVTLPGESRQELWIGGHLDSVPNGGWLDGCLNVFAGLAVLRRLSHQYAGRPPVTVRLVDWADEEGRFGHSLYGSSALSGQLAPDRAGRLTDRDGVSMRAALQESGIDLDRALEAGGARQHAAAYLELHIEQGPVLERQGLPLGVVLGTCGVERHRITVTGRAAHAGSTPMDARQDALLVLGRLSQEIYAMTERHGGVSTIGSVTTAPGIPTSVVETCEFTLDQRHLDPAGLAALWTEAQAHLARSCEEGGCTLTVSELFRIGPVPFHPDLIAAGEQAILDVTPGATRLPSGPLHDAAQVALAGIPTGMLFVQSLGGLSHNAAEDTGEADLLLSVRALDRLTDRAVAWITGDQATPPAR; translated from the coding sequence ATGCTTGACCCGCACCGCACCCTGACCGAACTACGGGAACTGCAGGCCCGGACAGCCGACCGGCACGGCGCGCAGCGCGTGGCGTACACCGCGCCCTGGCATGCCGCCCGGGGCTACCTGCGCGCGCAGCTCGAAGACCTGCCGGTCACGGTGTCCACCGACCCGGCCGGGAACCTCTGGGTCACCCTGCCCGGCGAGTCCAGGCAGGAACTCTGGATCGGCGGGCACCTGGACAGCGTCCCGAACGGCGGCTGGCTGGACGGCTGCCTGAACGTCTTCGCCGGCCTGGCCGTGCTGCGGCGCCTGAGCCACCAGTACGCCGGCCGTCCCCCGGTGACGGTGCGGCTGGTCGACTGGGCGGACGAGGAAGGCCGGTTCGGACACAGCCTGTACGGCTCCAGCGCGCTGAGTGGCCAGCTCGCCCCGGACCGCGCCGGCCGGCTTACCGACCGGGACGGCGTGAGCATGCGCGCCGCGCTGCAGGAAAGCGGCATCGACCTGGACCGGGCGCTGGAAGCCGGGGGAGCGCGCCAGCACGCGGCAGCGTACCTGGAACTGCACATCGAGCAGGGGCCTGTGCTGGAACGCCAGGGCCTTCCCCTCGGGGTGGTGCTGGGAACCTGCGGCGTGGAACGGCACCGGATCACGGTGACCGGCCGCGCCGCGCACGCGGGCAGCACCCCCATGGACGCCCGCCAGGACGCCCTGCTGGTGCTGGGCCGGCTCAGTCAGGAGATCTACGCCATGACCGAGCGGCACGGCGGCGTCAGTACCATCGGCAGCGTCACGACAGCGCCCGGCATTCCCACCAGCGTGGTCGAAACCTGCGAGTTCACACTGGACCAGCGGCACCTGGATCCCGCCGGTCTCGCGGCCCTGTGGACCGAGGCCCAGGCTCATCTGGCGCGGTCCTGCGAGGAGGGCGGGTGCACGCTCACGGTGTCGGAGCTGTTCCGGATCGGGCCGGTGCCGTTCCACCCGGACCTGATCGCCGCGGGCGAGCAGGCCATTCTGGACGTGACGCCTGGAGCGACCCGGCTGCCGAGCGGTCCGCTGCACGACGCGGCGCAGGTCGCGCTGGCCGGCATTCCCACAGGAATGCTGTTCGTGCAGAGCCTGGGCGGGCTGAGTCACAACGCCGCCGAGGACACCGGCGAAGCGGACCTGCTGCTCAGCGTCCGCGCCCTGGACCGCCTGACCGACCGGGCCGTGGCCTGGATCACTGGCGACCAGGCCACACCCCCGGCGCGGTAG
- the topA gene encoding type I DNA topoisomerase: protein MKLLIVESPTKARKIQGYLGAGWRVMACLGHVRDLPATKDEVPEKHRALPWARLGVNTAGGYAPLYVVRPGKQAKVRELRAAAKAADEVFLAADPDREGESIAWHLSVLLGLKEAQRVTYQEITAAALRQAVAHPRPLDLRLVAAQETRRTLDRLAGYGVSPLLWAAVGGAQSAGRVQSAALQLLAQREQARLAFVPSAYWRVTADVTARPAFRAAVTHIRGTPLAAASSFTSTGHLKPDVTVTQLDATKAGQLVTYLNGRPAEVTAAAVTPVTRRPPPPFTTSTLQQAANARLKLGAAEVTRLAQALYENGLITYMRTDSPALSDEALTLARAAVEARFGPAALPAKPRQYATRNANAQEAHEAIRPAGAFLAPSQTRLAGSELALYTLIYERTVASQMLDAVGEKTTLTLQAGVVTLEATGTRLTQPGFTALYDDEIRDGEDQALPLLEVGSRFPLQNAKAEEKRSPPPARFTEGKFVQVMEKAGIGRPSTFGHTLETLQKRGYVALRRRQLHVTPLGLMIAVYLQGQVPQLVDTAFTAGMEADLDRIARGELTRVAYLDRVWKEELAPAISRAAKAVPAVPAPHVPVVFTPRAGEVQARIGDRSVPLPAGLLLEDLTPDMLPALASGAWTPARDSEGPRKPRAKSAAVKPRRKKAASGSAGAERRPRRKKTPP, encoded by the coding sequence ATGAAACTCCTGATCGTCGAATCCCCCACCAAAGCCCGCAAGATCCAGGGGTACCTGGGCGCCGGGTGGCGGGTGATGGCCTGCCTGGGGCACGTGCGCGACCTGCCCGCCACGAAGGACGAGGTGCCGGAAAAGCACCGCGCCCTGCCCTGGGCCCGGCTGGGCGTGAACACCGCCGGCGGCTACGCGCCGCTGTACGTGGTGCGCCCGGGGAAGCAGGCGAAGGTCAGGGAACTGCGCGCCGCGGCAAAGGCCGCGGACGAGGTGTTCCTCGCCGCCGACCCGGACCGGGAAGGGGAGAGCATCGCCTGGCACCTCAGTGTTCTGCTGGGTCTGAAGGAAGCGCAGCGGGTCACCTACCAGGAGATCACCGCGGCGGCGCTGCGTCAGGCCGTGGCGCACCCGCGGCCGCTGGACCTGCGGCTCGTCGCGGCGCAGGAGACCCGCCGCACCCTGGACCGCCTGGCCGGGTACGGCGTCAGCCCCCTGCTGTGGGCGGCAGTGGGCGGCGCGCAGTCCGCGGGGCGCGTGCAGTCGGCCGCGCTGCAACTGCTCGCGCAGCGGGAACAGGCGCGGCTGGCCTTCGTCCCGAGTGCCTACTGGCGCGTCACCGCGGACGTCACCGCCCGCCCGGCCTTCCGGGCGGCCGTTACCCACATCCGGGGCACGCCGCTCGCCGCCGCCTCAAGCTTCACGAGTACCGGGCACCTCAAGCCGGACGTGACGGTGACGCAACTCGACGCCACCAAAGCCGGGCAGCTCGTGACCTACCTGAACGGCCGCCCGGCCGAGGTGACGGCGGCGGCGGTCACGCCCGTGACCCGCCGGCCCCCGCCGCCTTTCACGACCTCGACCCTGCAGCAGGCCGCGAACGCCCGCCTGAAGCTCGGGGCGGCCGAGGTGACGCGCCTCGCGCAGGCGCTGTATGAGAACGGCCTGATCACGTACATGCGCACCGACTCCCCGGCGCTGTCCGACGAGGCGTTGACACTCGCCCGCGCCGCGGTGGAGGCCCGCTTCGGTCCGGCCGCGCTGCCGGCGAAACCCCGGCAGTACGCCACCCGCAACGCCAACGCCCAGGAAGCGCACGAGGCGATCCGGCCCGCCGGGGCTTTCCTCGCCCCGTCACAGACCCGCCTTGCCGGAAGCGAACTCGCCCTGTACACGCTGATCTACGAGCGGACGGTCGCCTCCCAGATGCTCGACGCGGTGGGGGAGAAGACGACCCTGACGCTTCAGGCGGGCGTGGTGACCCTGGAGGCGACCGGCACGCGGCTCACGCAGCCCGGGTTCACCGCGCTGTACGACGACGAGATCCGGGACGGGGAGGACCAGGCGCTGCCACTGCTCGAGGTCGGCTCCCGGTTTCCCCTGCAGAACGCGAAGGCCGAGGAGAAACGCTCCCCGCCGCCCGCCCGGTTCACGGAGGGGAAGTTCGTGCAGGTGATGGAGAAAGCCGGTATCGGCCGCCCCAGCACCTTCGGCCACACCCTGGAGACGCTGCAGAAGCGCGGGTACGTGGCCCTGCGCCGCCGGCAGCTGCACGTGACGCCCCTGGGCTTGATGATCGCCGTGTACCTGCAGGGTCAGGTGCCGCAACTGGTGGATACGGCGTTCACGGCGGGCATGGAAGCGGACCTGGACCGCATCGCGCGGGGCGAACTGACCCGCGTGGCTTACCTGGACCGGGTGTGGAAGGAGGAACTCGCCCCGGCGATCTCGCGGGCGGCGAAGGCCGTGCCGGCCGTGCCCGCGCCGCACGTGCCGGTCGTGTTCACGCCCCGGGCCGGTGAGGTGCAGGCCCGCATCGGGGACCGGTCCGTGCCTCTGCCTGCGGGCCTGCTGCTCGAGGACCTCACGCCGGACATGCTGCCCGCCCTGGCGAGCGGAGCCTGGACGCCCGCCCGGGACAGCGAAGGGCCCCGCAAGCCCCGGGCGAAGTCCGCGGCTGTGAAACCCAGACGGAAGAAGGCGGCTTCAGGCTCTGCCGGGGCGGAACGCAGGCCCCGCCGGAAGAAGACGCCGCCCTGA
- a CDS encoding EAL domain-containing protein, with amino-acid sequence MPACPDPADPTRGAACDCAALRPPDALPAGLYLHSPAHHVRQLLKRAMRDQGIPHQDSPAGVFLPHLDADILAALLGAFTPTERAELLAAPATTPGGPPDAWQASPLERWAQQLGTPWFFPAAEQLRFHLQPIADLCSGQVYGYEALVRADWQGDLIGAGPLLQAAAAHGQARAFDALARRGAIRQAYPHLKPGEVLFINFAPGVIYNPDVCLQTTFQACREVGADFSRLLFEVTESEAFPDLNLLQRILERYRAEGAQVALDDLGAGHTSLSFLDMLRPDIVKLDRALISGVRDDDPRVLLIQALIRYAHDLGIRVVAEGVETESELRLLRELGADYAQGYFLGRPAPVPGGLSAQSAGLWNSA; translated from the coding sequence ATGCCTGCCTGCCCTGATCCGGCCGACCCTACCCGTGGTGCAGCGTGTGACTGCGCGGCACTGCGCCCCCCGGACGCCCTCCCGGCGGGCCTGTACCTGCATTCACCCGCCCACCATGTTCGCCAGCTGCTCAAACGGGCCATGCGCGACCAGGGCATCCCGCACCAGGACAGCCCGGCGGGTGTGTTCCTGCCTCACCTGGACGCCGACATCCTGGCCGCCCTGCTGGGTGCCTTCACGCCCACGGAACGGGCGGAACTGCTCGCCGCCCCCGCCACCACGCCTGGCGGCCCCCCCGACGCCTGGCAGGCGTCGCCCCTGGAGCGCTGGGCGCAGCAGCTCGGCACCCCCTGGTTCTTCCCGGCGGCGGAGCAGCTGCGCTTTCACCTGCAGCCCATCGCCGACCTGTGCAGTGGGCAGGTGTACGGCTACGAGGCCCTGGTCCGCGCCGACTGGCAGGGCGACCTGATCGGCGCCGGACCGCTCCTGCAGGCTGCCGCCGCCCACGGCCAGGCCCGCGCGTTCGACGCCCTCGCCCGGCGCGGCGCGATCCGTCAGGCCTACCCGCACCTGAAGCCGGGGGAGGTGCTGTTCATCAACTTCGCGCCGGGCGTCATCTACAACCCGGACGTCTGCCTGCAGACCACCTTCCAGGCCTGCCGGGAGGTCGGCGCCGACTTCTCCCGACTGCTGTTCGAGGTCACGGAAAGTGAGGCCTTCCCGGACCTGAACCTCTTGCAGCGCATCCTGGAGCGCTACCGGGCCGAAGGAGCCCAGGTGGCCCTGGACGACCTGGGTGCGGGACACACCAGCCTCAGCTTCCTTGACATGCTGCGGCCCGACATCGTGAAACTCGACCGGGCCCTGATCAGCGGCGTGAGGGACGACGACCCACGCGTCCTGCTGATTCAGGCCCTGATCCGGTACGCGCACGACCTCGGCATCCGGGTGGTGGCTGAGGGCGTCGAGACCGAGAGTGAATTGCGACTCCTGAGGGAGCTCGGCGCAGACTACGCCCAGGGCTACTTCCTGGGACGCCCAGCTCCGGTGCCCGGCGGCCTCTCGGCCCAGAGCGCGGGCCTGTGGAACTCTGCCTGA
- a CDS encoding antibiotic biosynthesis monooxygenase family protein has protein sequence MFVVHNRITVPAEHASTFEQMFTDSFKHLASFPGLTRTTLQRPRQPDQPYVSTMEWESAEAFQDWMKSGSFRASHALPEGAPRDAMGSSSVIETFETISDLRYS, from the coding sequence ATGTTTGTCGTCCATAACCGGATCACCGTCCCTGCCGAGCATGCCAGCACCTTCGAGCAGATGTTCACTGACAGTTTCAAACATCTGGCATCCTTCCCAGGACTCACCCGGACCACCCTGCAGCGACCAAGGCAACCCGACCAGCCCTACGTGTCCACCATGGAATGGGAGAGCGCCGAAGCCTTCCAGGACTGGATGAAGTCCGGCAGCTTCCGCGCTTCGCATGCCCTACCCGAAGGGGCCCCGCGTGACGCCATGGGGAGCAGCAGCGTGATCGAAACCTTCGAAACCATCTCCGACCTCCGCTATTCCTGA
- a CDS encoding M20/M25/M40 family metallo-hydrolase, whose amino-acid sequence MPETLTDLLAALVRLDSTNPSLVPGGAGEIRIAQFVVAWLATRGIPAELIEAAPGRASVVARVRGTGGGRSLLLCAHLDTVGTEGMDAPFEPVVRDGRLYGRGAYDMKAGLAASLLALEDASRSALRGDVVLTAVADEEHASLGMQAVLEHVTADAAIVTEPTELGVSVAHKGFTWHEITTHGRAAHGSRPDLGVDAIAHMGRVLGELEALGRELATRDAHPLLGHGSLHASLISGGQELSSYPERCTLLVERRTLPGETPAQTAQEIEARLARLGADPQFRAEHRLTLARDPFGIAVDAPIVQTLGRAAEGVLGAPPAVIGQSFWMDSAFLAAAGIPTVVFGPRGGGAHATEEWVELASVEQCRQTLTATLRAFCA is encoded by the coding sequence GTGCCCGAGACCCTGACTGACCTGCTGGCTGCCCTCGTCCGCCTGGACTCCACCAACCCGTCCCTGGTGCCTGGAGGCGCAGGCGAGATTCGGATCGCGCAGTTCGTGGTGGCGTGGCTGGCCACGCGCGGCATCCCCGCCGAGCTGATCGAAGCCGCTCCCGGCCGGGCGAGCGTCGTCGCCCGGGTCCGCGGGACCGGAGGCGGGCGTTCCCTGCTGCTGTGCGCGCACCTCGACACGGTCGGCACCGAGGGCATGGACGCGCCCTTCGAACCCGTCGTCCGGGACGGCCGCCTCTACGGGCGCGGCGCCTACGACATGAAAGCCGGCCTCGCCGCCAGCCTCCTGGCCCTTGAGGACGCCAGCCGGTCCGCGCTGCGGGGGGACGTGGTCCTCACTGCCGTGGCCGACGAGGAGCACGCCAGCCTCGGCATGCAGGCGGTGCTGGAGCACGTCACCGCCGACGCCGCCATCGTCACCGAACCCACCGAGCTGGGCGTCTCCGTCGCCCACAAGGGCTTCACGTGGCATGAGATCACCACCCACGGCCGCGCCGCGCACGGCTCCCGGCCCGACCTCGGCGTGGACGCCATCGCGCACATGGGCCGGGTGCTCGGGGAGCTGGAGGCGCTGGGCCGCGAGCTCGCCACCCGGGACGCCCACCCGCTGCTGGGGCACGGCAGCCTCCACGCGTCCCTGATCAGCGGCGGACAGGAGCTCTCCAGCTACCCGGAACGCTGCACCCTCCTCGTGGAGCGCCGCACCCTGCCCGGCGAGACGCCCGCGCAGACGGCCCAGGAGATCGAGGCGCGGCTTGCCCGCCTGGGCGCGGACCCGCAGTTCCGCGCCGAGCACCGCCTCACCCTGGCGCGCGACCCGTTCGGCATCGCCGTGGACGCGCCCATCGTGCAGACCCTGGGGCGGGCCGCGGAGGGGGTGCTCGGCGCGCCCCCGGCCGTGATCGGGCAGAGCTTCTGGATGGACTCGGCCTTCCTCGCCGCGGCCGGGATTCCCACGGTCGTGTTCGGTCCGCGGGGCGGGGGCGCGCACGCCACCGAGGAATGGGTGGAGCTCGCGTCCGTGGAGCAGTGCCGCCAGACCCTCACCGCCACCCTCCGGGCGTTCTGCGCCTGA
- a CDS encoding dihydrofolate reductase family protein produces the protein MTPPLLVFIACSLDGFIARKDDDIDWLTQAPTAPGEDHGYAAFMARVDTVVMGRRTFDKIKGFEPWPFDGRRVLVLSRTLRELPGNLQHRAELHAGSIPDLLPNLAASRGVYVDGGQVIRSFLQHGLIEEMTVTRLPVLLGTGLPLFGDMSLQADQWWDVTAARVYPVSGFVQTTYRRRGQASPSAPHLPQGQGGPPPPDLPGT, from the coding sequence ATGACCCCTCCGCTTCTGGTCTTCATCGCCTGCAGCCTTGACGGCTTTATCGCCCGGAAAGACGACGACATCGACTGGCTGACCCAGGCGCCCACCGCGCCGGGCGAGGACCACGGCTACGCGGCGTTCATGGCGCGGGTGGACACCGTGGTCATGGGGCGGAGGACGTTCGACAAGATCAAGGGCTTCGAGCCGTGGCCCTTCGACGGGCGGCGCGTCCTGGTCCTGAGCCGCACCCTCAGGGAGCTGCCCGGGAACCTGCAGCACCGGGCGGAGCTCCACGCGGGCAGCATTCCGGACCTGCTGCCCAACCTCGCGGCTTCACGGGGTGTCTATGTGGACGGCGGGCAGGTGATCCGGTCCTTCCTGCAACACGGCCTGATTGAGGAAATGACCGTGACCCGGCTGCCCGTCCTGCTGGGGACCGGGCTCCCGCTGTTCGGTGACATGAGTCTCCAGGCCGACCAGTGGTGGGACGTGACGGCCGCCAGGGTCTACCCGGTCAGCGGCTTCGTGCAGACCACGTACCGGCGCCGCGGGCAGGCCAGTCCATCCGCGCCGCACCTGCCTCAGGGTCAGGGTGGTCCGCCTCCCCCTGACCTGCCAGGGACCTGA
- a CDS encoding diaminopropionate ammonia-lyase yields the protein MMTPELPTYFKPGPAETVSAPTDPQLLAFHERLPGYAPTPLVRAPGLAAALGVRDVWVKDEAARLGLPAYKILGASWAVYRELEARFGPFGAWQTLGEVAAQLQGHGPLQLVTATDGNHGRAVARMARWLGLSAHILVPHDMVPARIAAIEAEGAAVEVVRGSYDDAVKAAAGLAGNRRLVISDTAWAGYTRVPGWVVEGYGTIFQEIDRQLSAVGAPGPDLVAAQMGVGSLAMAAVQHYRAPGRDTRVVGVEPTQAACVLRSLQAGQLTEVPGPHPSIMAGLNCGNTSPLAWPTLQRGLSAAVAIPDALTEEAMRHLAADGVVSGESGAAGAGGLLALLSGPGAAFARAALNVTPDSSVLVLSTEGATDPAAYTRVTGRSAGHA from the coding sequence ATGATGACCCCTGAGCTCCCCACCTACTTCAAGCCCGGACCGGCCGAGACGGTCTCCGCCCCGACCGACCCCCAGCTCCTCGCCTTCCACGAGCGCCTGCCCGGCTACGCCCCCACGCCGCTCGTCCGGGCGCCTGGTCTCGCGGCGGCGCTCGGGGTGCGGGACGTGTGGGTCAAGGACGAAGCCGCCCGCCTGGGCCTGCCGGCCTACAAGATCCTCGGGGCGTCCTGGGCGGTGTACCGCGAACTTGAGGCGCGCTTCGGCCCCTTCGGCGCCTGGCAGACGCTGGGGGAGGTGGCCGCTCAGCTCCAGGGGCACGGGCCGCTGCAGCTGGTCACGGCCACCGACGGCAACCACGGCCGGGCGGTGGCGCGCATGGCCCGCTGGCTGGGCCTGAGCGCCCACATCCTGGTGCCGCACGATATGGTGCCTGCCCGCATCGCGGCCATCGAGGCCGAAGGTGCGGCGGTCGAGGTGGTGCGCGGCAGCTACGACGACGCGGTCAAGGCCGCCGCGGGGCTCGCCGGGAACCGCCGCCTGGTCATCAGCGACACCGCCTGGGCCGGGTACACCCGGGTGCCGGGCTGGGTGGTGGAGGGCTACGGCACGATCTTCCAGGAGATCGACCGGCAGCTCTCGGCGGTGGGCGCTCCTGGCCCCGACCTTGTCGCCGCGCAGATGGGGGTCGGGTCCCTGGCGATGGCGGCGGTGCAGCACTACCGCGCCCCCGGCCGGGACACCCGGGTGGTGGGCGTGGAACCCACGCAGGCCGCGTGCGTGCTGCGCTCTCTGCAGGCCGGGCAGCTCACCGAGGTGCCGGGACCGCACCCGTCGATCATGGCGGGCCTGAACTGCGGCAACACCTCGCCCCTCGCGTGGCCCACCCTGCAGCGCGGCCTGAGCGCCGCCGTCGCCATCCCCGACGCCCTGACGGAAGAGGCGATGCGGCACCTTGCCGCGGACGGCGTGGTCTCCGGCGAGAGCGGCGCGGCCGGGGCCGGCGGGCTGCTGGCGCTCCTGAGCGGCCCGGGCGCGGCCTTCGCCCGGGCGGCGCTGAATGTGACGCCGGACAGCAGCGTCCTGGTGCTGTCCACCGAGGGGGCGACCGATCCGGCGGCCTACACGCGCGTCACGGGCCGGAGCGCCGGCCATGCTTGA